A single genomic interval of Desulfovibrio intestinalis harbors:
- a CDS encoding bifunctional nuclease family protein translates to MVEMNVFGLTIDPQTKTPIVILREVDGETVLPVWVGAMEAMAVSLVLNKESLPRPLTHDLLLMTLRALKASLARVEITDLKEGVFFALLVLNGPEGRVRVDCRPSDAIALAMRAEAPIMVNEDVLRRAAEAQEKAEQRLHEEVLSPVPDAATDMVRKAGARKEADILHSQLLRGTTLPDNIDPEEDRRFREMLRSLEPISRRKM, encoded by the coding sequence ATGGTAGAGATGAATGTCTTCGGCTTGACCATAGACCCGCAGACAAAAACCCCCATTGTCATTCTGCGCGAAGTGGACGGTGAAACCGTCCTGCCCGTCTGGGTTGGCGCTATGGAGGCTATGGCAGTATCTCTGGTGCTTAACAAGGAAAGCCTGCCGCGCCCACTCACGCACGACCTTTTACTTATGACCCTGAGGGCGCTCAAGGCATCACTCGCTCGGGTGGAAATCACAGATCTCAAGGAAGGCGTTTTTTTTGCCCTTCTGGTTCTTAATGGGCCAGAAGGACGAGTGCGGGTGGACTGCCGGCCGTCAGACGCCATTGCCTTGGCAATGCGAGCAGAAGCGCCAATTATGGTGAATGAGGACGTTTTGCGTAGGGCTGCAGAAGCTCAGGAAAAGGCGGAGCAACGGCTGCACGAAGAGGTTTTGTCGCCTGTGCCCGATGCAGCAACCGACATGGTTCGCAAGGCTGGTGCTCGCAAAGAGGCTGACATTTTACACAGTCAGCTGTTGCGCGGCACTACCCTGCCCGACAACATCGACCCGGAAGAAGATCGCCGTTTTCGTGAAATGCTGCGTTCACTCGAACCGATTTCACGCCGTAAAATGTGA